Sequence from the Nocardia brasiliensis genome:
CACCGTTGAGGATGTTCATCATCGGCACCGGGAGCACATGCGCGTTCGGGCCACCGAGGTAGCGGAACAGCTCCAGCCCCGAGGACTCGGCGGCGGCACGGGCCACCGCGAGCGAGACCCCGAGCAGCGCGTTCGCGCCGAGGCGGGACTTGTCCGGGGTGCCGTCCAGGTCCAGCAGGACCTGATCCACGGTGCGCTGCTCGACCGCGTCCAAGCCGATCACCGCGGGCGCGATCTCGTCGAGCACACCCTCGACGGCCTTGCGCACGCCCTTGCCGCCGTAGCGATCGCCGCCGTCACGCAGCTCTACGGCCTCGTGCTCGCCGGTGGACGCGCCGGAGGGGACCGCCGCCCTGGTCAAGGTGCCGTCGTCGAGGGCGATCTCGACCTCGACAGTGGGGTTTCCGCGAGAATCGAGGATCTCACGAGCTCCGACCTGTTCGATGATGGCCACGAAAACGACACTCCTTCGGCTGCAGGCACGGTAGGTCTCACGGGAATTGCCGTGCGCTGCGAGCCTAGCGCCCAGCGCGCGGGGCGGGTAACCGGCACTCCGATGGGCGAGGTCACACCCGTCGGCCGACGCTGTAGGCCGCGGCCCGGTCGCGCACGGTGTGCAGATAGCTGGTGGACTGGTTGTAGGTGAGCAGCGCCTGCTGCCAGCCGTGCTCGGAGGTGAGATCGCCGCCGCTGACGCAGAGATAGCGGGCAGCGGTGAGCGCCGCGTCGTCGATGTTCTGCGGGTCGGCCACCCCGTCGCCGTTGGCGTCGACACCCCAGCGCTGCCAGGTCTCCGGGATGAACTGCAGCGGGCCGATCGCGCGATCGAACTCCGGATCACCGTCCATCTTGCCGCCGTCGGTGTCCTTGACCAGGGCGACACCGGGTTTGCCGTCCAGCGGGATGCCGATGATCGGCGGCCGCACCACGCCATCGGCGTCGATGTGCGAACCGCGATAGGTGCCGTGCTTGCTCTCCACGCTCGCGATGCCTGCCAGTGTGGTCCAGGCGATGCCGCACTCCGGCTTCGACCGCGCGAGCACCGCCGCCGCGTAACCGTAGGCCTCCAGCGCGACCGGCGGAATCGACATCCGGTCGGCCTGGTCCTCGGCCCACCCGCGCAATTGCAGTGCGGTGCGGCCGGGACCGTCGAGATCGATCACGGGTAGCGGGGTGCCGGGGCCGGGCGGGATGCCCTCGGGGATCGGGGGGAGATCACGATCGATCCCACAACCGGCGAGCACGAGGGTCACCATGGCGGCGACCACAGCGCCGGTTTTCTTCAGGAGCACCCCATCCATCATCCAGATCCGGCCGCGCAAGTCGAGGAATTGCCTGGTCGTCACGCTTCGGCACGGATACCTCCGTGCGTTGCGCACGCAAGCCGCTCAGCGCAGCAGGTCTCGTGTCGCGGGATGGTCCGGCGCGGCCAGGACGATGTCCGTCGCGCCGGACTCGACGATTCGCCCGTGGTCGAGCACCACCAGGCGCGGGCAGTGCGCGGCGACCAAGGCCATGTCGTGGCTGATGACCAGGAGCCCCATGGCGCGCTCGGCACGGAGGCGATCCAGCAGCGCCATGAGCGAGGCCGCGGTCGCGTGATCCAGCGCCGAGGTGACCTCGTCACAGATCAGCACCGCGGGCTCGGCCGCAAGGGCGCGGGCGACCGCGACACGTTGGCGCTGGCCACCGGAGAGCTGATGGGGGTAGCGACTCGCCAGTTCCGGCGCCAATTCCACCGCGGCCAGCAATACCGTGACATGCTGTGCCACCTGACGTCTCGGCACACCGCCGATGCGGCGCAGCGGCCTGCCCAGGGTCTGCGCGACCGTGCGCCGCGGATTCAGCGCCGAGCGCGGATTCTGGGTCACGAGCTGAATACCCTTGCTACCAAGTGATTTGCGCGCGCCCTGCGCGAGCGGCAGCGCCGCACCGCGCAGCTCGAGCGTCCCCGTCGCGCTACGGTGCAGCCCCGCGATCACCCGCGCCAGCGTGGTCTTCCCGGCGCCCGAGGCCCCCACCACGGCGAGCGCCGACCCGGCCGCCAACTCCACCTCGATCCCCGCCAGCACCTCCCGCCCCGCTATCGAGGCCGCGATCCCGTTGCCACGCAGCAACAACGGTGTGCCCTCCGGCTGCTCGTGTTCCGGCAGAGCGCCCGCGCGGACCTCGACCAGAGCACCCGCACCCGGCGAATGATCCTCGGCGACAACATGTTCGGGGCCATCGCTGATCACGTCGACCGGCGCTTGCTTCGGCCCCGCGTACCCGATCTGTTCCGCAGCGCCGCCGGCGCGCTGCTCGGCACTACGTCCCGGCGGTTCGGCCTCGGTGTCCGCGGCCGCGGCGTCGCCACCGCCCAAAGCGCGCCGGGCAAAGGCGTCCTCGAGGTCGGTGACCGCCGACGCATTCGCGAGATCGCCATCGGCAAGGTCGTCCGCGGCCTGGCCGACGGTTGTTCGGGCAGGGAGCAGGGGTGCGACGGTGAAGGTGCCGAGTTCGATCGATTGGTCGGCTATCGCGTGAATGGTGGCGGTGTCGTGGCCGGAGAGGAGGATGGCGGTGCGATGGGTGGTGGCGACCTCGGTCAGTAGGCGGGCGATGTCGGTGCGCAGGGCTCCGTGCAGGCCGGCGAGCGGTTCGTCGAGGACGAGCACGCCGGTGCGGCGGATCAGGGCGCGGGCCAGTGCGATTCGGCGCTGTTGGCCGCCGGAGAGCTCGGCGGGCCTGCGGCGCAGGTGGGCCGCCGACAGGCCGACCAGTTCCAGCGTTTGGACAAGGGTGTCCCTGGTGGCGTGCGCGGCCACCTCGCGCAGCAGGGCGTGCACGCGCATCAGCGGATTGAGCGCGGAGCCCGGATCCTGGCCGACGTAGGCCACGTGCGTCCGCCGGAACCGTTGCAGCGCGGCGTTGTCCAACGCGAACACGTCATGATCGGCGACGACCACCGAGCCCGACCGGGTGGCGCCGCGCGGCAGATCGCCGAGCAGCGCCCGCATCAAGGTGGTCTTTCCGGCACCGGACGGCCCGGTCAGCGCCGTGACGGTGCCCGCAGCGATACGAAAATCAAGCGGCCCGAACAACTCCTGCCCGTTCGAACCCCGCACCGCAAGGGCGTCGACCACCACCGGCGGACGCCGCACCGCGGTCGGTTCCGCCGACACCACCACCGCGTTACCGTGCCGCGCTTCGACGTTCATGCGTCCTGCCCCTTACCGAAGGCCGACACGGCCAGGTTGACGCTCACCGCGACGATCGCGATCGCGAGGCTCGGCGCGAGCACGGACCAGGGATTCAGCAGCATGCCGCCGGCGTTCTCGCGCACCATCACCGACCAGTTGCTCGCGCCGAGGGTGGTGGGCAGCTGCAGGAACGAGGCGGTGCTGACGAGGTAGACGGCCTCGACGAAGCGCAGCCCGAGCTGCGCGGCGAGCACCTCGCGCAGGTTCGGCACGACCTCACGGAACACCAAGTGCCACAGCGTCTCCCCGCTGGCCCGCGCGGCCTCGACATAGCCGGACGCGGCGACACCGGCGGCCGCGGCGGCGAAAACCCGTGCGCAGTAGGGGGTGCCGAACAGCAGCGCGACGACGAGCAGCCCGTAGGCGCCCGCGTCCGGCCACGAGGTCAATACGAGCAGGATGCCGAGCACAGCGGGCAGCAGCATGACGAAATCGGTGGCGCGTTCGATCAGCGTGCCGATCCGGGGGCGCAGGGCGGCCACCGTGCCGAGCACGCACGACAATCCGGTCACGGCGACCGCGATCACGGTGGCGAGCAGCAGCAGACCCCAACCGCCGTACAGCAATTGGCTCAGCACATCGCGGCCGATCCGATCGGTGCCGAGCCAGGCGTCGGCGCTCGGATCGCCGAACGGGATGCCCACGGGAGCCTGCGCGGCGTGCGGCGCGAAGCTCGGTCCCAGCACCGCGAGCACCGACACCAGCACCGCGGGCAGCACGGCGAGCAACCGCGGCAGGTTCACCCGGCGCGGGCGCGTGGCGACCGGTTCGGCGGCTCGGTCGCCGGAAATGTTCGCCGCGATCGTCCTTTTCATCGACTCCCCCGCAACGACCAGGCGCGGATCGCGTCGGCGACCGCGAGCACGCACATGATGACCACCCCGGACAACGCGACCACCGCGGCCACCACCGACACATCGCGGTCGGCGACCGAGCCGGCCAGCACGGCGCCGAGGCCCGGATAGTTGAAAATGGTCTCGACCACGAGCGCACCGCCGAGCACCATGCCGACGGTGGTCGCGAAGCTCGCCACGATCGTCGGCAGGGCGAACGGCAGTACATGCCGCAGCAGCACCGCTCTGGTGCCGATCCCGTCCAGCACAGCACTTTCCACGTGCGGTGCGCGCGCCGCGTCGACCAGCGCGGCCCGCACCACCCTGGTGTTCCAGCCGATCTGGGGAATGGCCAGCGCGAGCACCGGCAGCACCAGCATGTCGGCCCGCACCGGAAACCCGGAGCGCCCGGTGACGGTCACCGCGGGCAGCCAGCCGAGGGCCAGCGCGAAGAGCAGGATCAACAGTGTCGCCAGGACGAATTCCGGTATCGCGGCGGCGATGGTTGTCGCCGGTTGCAGTGACCGCGCACCGGCGCGGCGCAACAGCGCTGCACCGCGCCGCGACACGCCCGGCCCGTGCTTCGACCCGGCCGCCCTCGACCGCAACGGATTGCGCGCCGCCTCCTGCCGCACCGCCCACCACGCGCCGAGCAGCAGCGACACCACCACCGTCACCGCCAGCGCGAGTCCGCCGAGCAGCAGCGTCGGCGGGAACTTGTCGGCGAGTAACTCGTTGATCGAGCGCCCGCGCGCGGTGTGCCCGAAGTCGCCGGTCGCCACGCCCGCGATCCAGTCCCAGAAGCGTTGCGGCAGCGGCCGATCCAGGCCGAGCTCGTGTTCCTTCGCCGCGATCCGCTCCGGTGTCGCTTCCCGCCCGAGCACCGCGCGCGCCGTGTTGCCCGGCAGTAGGTCGACGACCACGAAAACCGTTGCGAGCAGCGCGATCAGCAGCACGACCCGGCGCGCGAACAGGCGGGCGAACAGGCTGGCGAACGCCATCACCCGGCCAACCAGGCCCGTTCCAGCTGCACCCGGGCGAAGCCGCCGAGCGTCGGCAGACCGTTGACCCGGGCGGCGGCGATATCGATGCCGTCGGCCATACCCCAGACCAGGTAGCCGCCACGATCGTGCTCGATCTGCTGGAGTTCCCGGCAGGCCTGGGTGTATTCCGAGTCACTCGGCGCGGAAAGGGCTTTCGCGGTGGCGGCGTCGAACGCGGCGTCCTTGAAGTCGGTCTCGTTGCGATTGGAACCGCTGGACATCAACTGCTTGGCGAAGAACAACGCCGAGTCGTTGGTGCCCCAGGAAACGGTGTACAGCGGCGCCTTCAGCCAGGTCTGGTCGTAGAAGGCGTTGGACTCCTGCGTGACCACGTCGAGGCGCACGCCGATCTCGGCCAGCTGGGTCGCGATGACCTTCGCCGACTCGACCTCGCCGGGCGCCTCCGCCTTGGTCACCAGCGGATAGGTGCGCCCGGTGTCGAACGCGGCCTCCCGCAGCAGGGTCTTCGCCCGTTCGAGGTCGCGCCCGCGCTGCGCGATGGACCTGTCGTAGACCGGGTCGGCGGTGCCGAGAATGTCGTTGGCCACCGTGCCGTACCCCGAGTGCACCTGCGACACCAGAGCGTCGCGGTCCACCCCGAGCCGCAGTGCGGTGCGCACCCGAGGATCGGCGAAGGGACCGTCCGAGCAGCGCATCGCCACACCGAGCATGGTGTCGTTCGCGCGCCGCACCACCTTCAGGTCGCCGCGCCCCTCGGCGGTCCGGCCCGCGATGGCACCGACATTGGACGCGAGGTCGATCTGGCCGCCGAGCACCGCGTTGCCCAGCGCCGTCACGCTCTCGAACATGCTGACCTCGATAGCGTCGAGCAGCGGCGCGGGGCCGTGCCAGCGCTCGTTGCGCACCAGCCTGGCATTGCCGTTGTCGTAGGACTCGAGCCGGAACGGCCCGGTACCAATGCCTTTGGTGAAGTCGGTGGTGTCCTTTTTGACCGTGAAGGTCATCAACCGGACCAGCAGCGGCAACTGAGTGTTCGGCTCGGGTACGGCCAGCACCACCCGATTCGGGCCGTCGGACACGATATCGGCCACGTCGGCAGGCATTTTCGAGGCGCCGCCGACTGTGCGCAGCCGTTGCAGCGACCACACCACGTCCTCGGCGGTGACCGGTGTGCCGTCGTGGAAGGTGGCGCCGTCGGCCAGGGTGAACGTCCAGCGACGGCGCTGCGCGTCCGGCTCCCACGCGGTGGCCAACCGCGGCAACACATTCGGATCGCCGCCGGGAACGGTCAGCGCGTCGTACACCAGGGAGGTGATGAGGAAATCGCTGTCGTTGCTGAGGTTGGCGTGCGGGTCGCGTTCGATCCGCGCCGCGGTACCGAGGGCGCCGACCCGCAGGGTGCCGCCACGCTGCGCCGATCCGGTGCCGTCGCGATCGTCGGAGCACGCGGCGACGAAGAGTACCGCGCCTACGCCGAGCCCGGACCTGATCAGCTGCCTACGGTTCAATCCCATTGCGCTGCCTTCTTCCTCGTGATCCCCGCGCCCTAGCACAAAATGCGGACACGGGCGAGGACAGGCTAGCCTAAACCTTGCCACCCCTCATCGATACCCGGCCGCAGTGGCAGTGAATCGGCCGATCGATCCCCAGTTCCGAACCAGCAACCGAAGTTCACCCCGGCGGCCATAGACTTCTGCTATCTTTCGACAACTCGCTTAGGTAAGCCTTGCTTAACGGAGTGCGAGCGGCTAGCTTCGCAGGGCGACGTCAATTCTGCTCTTTTCAACGATGCGAAGAAGGGATTCCCTCGGTGAAAGGCGTTCTCTCCGAACGTAAAACGCTTCACCCGCAGGATATCGAACGCCGCGAGTTCCCCGCCGCCGCCGGACGCGCGGTGCGTGAGCTTGCGCGAGAGATATCTACCACACTCGACGCGACACTCCCCAACCCTGCCGAGACGGCGCGAACGCTGACCGATCCGGTGCTCATCGCGCAGATCGACGCACGAGTCGGCGCGTTGCCCGCCGAGGTCCGACAGGTCATGCGCCCACCCGCGACCGCGGCGGGCGCGACCATCGTGAGCAAGCTGCCGCTGACCGACGACGAACTCGGCCCCACCCCGCCCAGCTGGCGCGAGGCCGCGCAGTGGAGCGGCTCGCCCGCGCGCCGCGCGCGTTCGTTCGAACTCGATCTCGTCATGCTGTTGCTGGCCCGCGCGGCGGGCGAGCCGTTCGGCTGGCAAGGTCAGCAGGGCGGTCGACTGGTCAACAACATCCTGCCCTCCCCCGGCCACGAGCACGAGCAGTCGGGCGCGAGCAGCAAGACCCTGCTCAGCCCGCACTCCGAGGATGCCTTCCATCCCGCGCGGGCCAACCTGCTGATGCTCGGCTGCCTGCGCAATCCGGACCTGGTCGGCACCACGGTGTCCTCGGTGCGCCGGGTCGAGCTGAACGCCGAGCAGCGGCGCGTGCTCAGCACGCCGGTGCTGCCGATCCTGCCGGATGTCTCCTACGGCACCGGGCACGAACGGTATTCGGCGCCGCCGCTGCCGACGCTGTGGAGTTCGGCGGGTCCGGACGAGACCACGCTGCGCTACGACCCTGCCTACACCCCGCTCGACGACGCCGACGCGACGTTCCGCGCGGCCTACGCCAGGCTCACCGCGGAACTGGAACGGGTCTGCGTCACCGCCGCGCTCTGCCCGGGTGAGCTGCTGCTGGTCGACAACGACGTCGCGGTGCACGGCCGAGTGCCGTTCACCGCGCGCTACGACGGCACCGACCGGTGGCTCAAGCGGGTGAACGTCCGCCTGCCGGAACGACCGCGCCGGGCCGAAGAGACCGACGAGAATGGTTACGGGCAACGGATCGTCGCCCCGTTCCGAGCAGCAGGCAGTTCCGCGTTCGTGTCCGGTGGCCGCGGACCGTCCCGAACGGACGGAAGCCGGGCGGACCGCCCGGCGGGCACAGAGCGGGATGAAGCACATGATCGAGGATCCGTTGAACACACGTGACCGCAGCACGCCCTTACGGGTGCTGAGCCGCAGCGACCTGGCCGGCGTGCCGATCACGCCCGGCGAGGTGGTGCGCGCGGTGGAGGACGCGTATCTCGCGTTCGCCGCGGGAGATTCGGACAATCCACGCAAGCTGAGCGTGGCGAACCCCGACGGCTGGTCGGTGTCCTACGCGATGCTCGGGCGCGACGGACGCCGCCGGGTGGTCGCGATGAAGACGTCGTACAAGTTCGATCCTGGACACGACCGCAGCACCAAGCGCTACTACACCACCATCACGCTCTACGACGACAGCACCGGCGCGCCGATCGCGCTGATGGACTGCGCCAGGGTCGGCGCGCTGCGCACCCCGGCGGTCTCGGCGCTGCTGGTGCGCGAGACCGTGCGCCGCGGCGCGGAGAGCGTATTGCTGATCGGCACCGGAACCCAGGGGCGCAACGCCCTGCCGCACCTGCTCGCCGCGAACCCGCAGCTGCGCAAGCTGATGCTCTACGGAACGCATCCGGAAGGCCTCGACGCGGTGCGTCGGCACCTCGCCGAGTACTACCCGCACGCCCTGCTGGAAACGGTCGAGGACCCGCAGGCCGCCGCGGCCACCGCCGACGTCGTGCTGGCCACCGCGGGCCCCGGCACCGAGGTCGCGCTCGAATCCGCCGACCTCGCACCGGGTTCGACGGTGGTCCTGGTCGGCTACGGGCTGGCGCCCTCGGCCCTGGTCGACGCCGATCGGGTGGTCGCCACCAGCGCCGAGCAGATGGCACTGACCGGCACCGACATGGCCGGGCCGGACGGCAAGCTGCGCGCGGTGGACGCCGAACTGCCGCAGATCCTCAGCCGCCGCGCGGTCGGACGCCGCACCGACGAGGAGCGCATCTTCGTCTACAACAGCGGCCTCGTGCTCACCGATATCGCGGTCGCGCACGCCCTCGCCGAGCGCGCCATCGAGGAAGGGCGGGGCACGGAGGTTCCGCTGTGGGACTGACGGCCCAGCCGACGCACAGCGCGACGCCGCTGCCAGCGCACGCCGACACTTGGGAGCGGCGAGCGTTCGACGATGCGAACCTGCTCGGCGATATCGCCTTTGCCGTCGGCGGTCCGTTCCACCTCATGTATCCGCCGCGGGTCGCCCGCAATATCGCGAGCTTCTACGCGGCCTTCGCCGAGGCCGGAGTCGACGGTGTCGTCTTCTACGGCAAGAAGGCGAACAAGTCCGCCGCGGTGGTCCGCGCCTGCGCCGAACACGGCGCGGGCGTGGACGTGGCGAGCGTCGGTGAGCTGACCGCCGCACTGGCACAGGGCGTTCGCGGCGACGAGCTGATGGTGACCGGTCCCGCGAAGTCCGACGAGCTGCTCTGGCTGGCCGCCCGGCACGGCGCGCTGATCGCCGTCGACGATCTCGACGAGCTCGAACGACTTGTCGCACTCGGCACTTCGGCACGCCGGGCCCGGATCCTGCTGCGGGTGCTGCCGCCCGCGTCGACCAGCCGCTTCGGCATGACCGATGCCGAGATCACCGCCGCGCTTGCCGTTCTCGACGGCGGCGACTCGGTTCGACTGGAGGGCTTCAGCTTTCACCTGTCCGGCTACGACGCGACCGCGCGGGCGGAGCTGGCGGCGACGACGATCGAGCGCTGTCTGCACGCGCGCACGCTCGGCCATCCCGCCACGACGCTGTCGATCGGCGGCGGATTCGGCGTCGACTACGTGCCCGCTGCGGCATGGTCCGCGTTCACCGACCAGGTCGATCGCTCGTGGTTCCACGCGGGTAAGTCGTTCGACTCGTACTACCCCTATCACTTCCCCGTGCCCGGCGCCGCGATGCTCACCGCGATCCTGGCGCACGACGGGCTCGCACAACGACTGCGCGACAACGCCGTTCGCCTCGCGATCGAACCGGGCCGGGCACTGCTCGCCCAGGCAGGCTGCACCGTCTTTCGAGTGCAGGGCAGCAAGATCCGCTACGCCGACGACGCGCCGTATCGGCTGCTCACCGTCGACGGCACCAGCCTCAGCCTGTCCGAGCAGTGGTTCGACAGCGAATACCTGCCCGACCCGCTGCTGTGGCCGCCTCGGCCCGGCACGCCGACCCCGACCAGCGTCGGCGCCGCCACCTGCCTCGACTCGGACATGCTCAGCTGGCGGCGGATTCCGCTGCCGCGGGCCGCCGACGTCGGCGATCTGCTGATCTACCCGAACACCGCCGGTTACCAAATGGATTCGAACGAGTCCGCCTTCCACGATCTGCCGATACCGCCCAAGATCGTGTTGCACGACGCGACGGGCGATCGGTTCCGCTGGACGCTCGACGGCTGAACCCCACCCACCACCCCGACCCGAACGAGGAGATCTCCCATGCCGCTCGTCACGCGTGTGACGGACCTGATCGGCCGCACGCCGCTGTTCGAACTGGCGGCGACCTCGACCGGCACCCGGCTGCTGCTCAAACTCGAACAGTTCAATCCGACCGGCGCGGCGAAGATCAGGATGGCGCGCGAGATGGTGCTCGATGCCGAGCGTCGCGGGTTGCTGGCCAGTGGCGGGCATATCATCGAGTCGACATCCGGGAATACCGGGCTCGGTCTCGCGGTAGTTGCTGCCGAACGTGGGTATCGCTTCACCGCGGTGGTCGATCATCACGCATGTAAGGACAAGCTGCGCGCTATGCGAGCAATGGGTGCGGAACTGGTATATGTCGCCGACGACGGCGACGACAATCTGGCCACTTCGGCGCGAGAGGACCTCGCCGAGGCGATGGCGGCCGAGCGGCCGGACGCGTACTTCACCGAGCAGCACAACAACGATGCCAACGCGGTCGGCTACTACGCGGTCGCCGAGGAGTTGCTGGAGGACGTGGAGCGGGTCGACATCCTGCTGTCCTCGGTGGGCACCGGCGGGTCGCTGTTCGGCACGGCGACGCGGCTGCGCCAACTCGGCAGGCCCGCCCGCGTGATCGGCGTCGAGCCGGTCGGCTCGATCGCCTTCGGCGGCGAGGGCGGCCCGTACTGGCAGTCCGGCACCGGAACCCCGCCCGGTGCCACCATCGGTACCGCCGTGGACTATTCGCAGTTGGACGAGGGCGTCAAGGTCACCGACGTGGCGGCCTTCGCGACCGCCCGCGCCGTCGCGGCCGAGCTGGGCCTGATGATCGGCGGCTCGGCGGGCGGCTCGGTGCACGCCGCGCTCACGCGCCTCGAGGAGTTCCCCGCGGGCTCGACCGTGGTCACCATCGTGTGCGACGGCGGCGAGAAGTACCTGGACACCGTGTTCGACGACGGCTGGATGGCCGAGCGCGAGCTGCTCGACCCCGCCGCCGAGGCACAGGTGCGCGAACTGCTGCACCGCTACACCCCCGCCGCCCGGCGCACCGAACTGGTCGAGGCGCGATGAACCGGCCGCCCGAGCATCGAACCCAGGCCGACGGCCGCACGTGCGCAGCGGAGGCGGTGCGGTGATAGCACTGTCGGGCTACCGGGCCGACAGCCGTCGGCTCACCGCGCTCGCCACGCCGATCGCGATGACGCAGTTGGCGCAGATCGCGGTGTCCACCACCAATATCGCGCTGATGGGCACGCTCGGCGTGCAGGCCGTCGCCGCGGGCGGGCTGGCGTTCGCGCTGTTCAACCAGATCCGCACCATGTGCGTCGGGCTGATCACCGCCAGCGGCAACCAGATCGCGACCGCGGTCAGCGCGGCGGGCAAGCGTGGCGAATCACCGGATGACGAGATCAAGGACGTGCTGCGATCGAGCTTCCTGATCGCCACCGTCGCTGGCATCGTCGGCGGCGCGGTGCTGATCGGGCTCGGCTGGGCGCTGCAGTGGCTCGGGCAGGACGCGGGCGTGCTCGCCGACGCCCGGCCGCTGATGGTGGCGCTGGCGCCGGGTCTGTTGCCGTGTCTGTGGTTCCAGGTGCTGCGGCAATACACCGTCGGCATGCAGCGCCCGCAGGCGCTGCTGCTGGTGACCCTCGGGTCGGTGGTGTTGAACCTGATCCTCGC
This genomic interval carries:
- a CDS encoding PLP-dependent cysteine synthase family protein, producing the protein MPLVTRVTDLIGRTPLFELAATSTGTRLLLKLEQFNPTGAAKIRMAREMVLDAERRGLLASGGHIIESTSGNTGLGLAVVAAERGYRFTAVVDHHACKDKLRAMRAMGAELVYVADDGDDNLATSAREDLAEAMAAERPDAYFTEQHNNDANAVGYYAVAEELLEDVERVDILLSSVGTGGSLFGTATRLRQLGRPARVIGVEPVGSIAFGGEGGPYWQSGTGTPPGATIGTAVDYSQLDEGVKVTDVAAFATARAVAAELGLMIGGSAGGSVHAALTRLEEFPAGSTVVTIVCDGGEKYLDTVFDDGWMAERELLDPAAEAQVRELLHRYTPAARRTELVEAR